A stretch of Immundisolibacter sp. DNA encodes these proteins:
- a CDS encoding IS3 family transposase, which produces RYANPNEAIADVTHYIVGFYNTHRLHSTLGYRSPADYEKATT; this is translated from the coding sequence GCCGCTACGCCAATCCCAACGAAGCCATCGCCGACGTCACCCACTACATCGTCGGCTTCTACAACACCCACCGGCTGCACTCCACCCTCGGCTACCGTTCCCCGGCCGACTACGAGAAAGCCACCACCTGA